A window of bacterium contains these coding sequences:
- a CDS encoding tetratricopeptide repeat protein: MNLKTWLLPIFFLLIIAMVLTITMQYNYQREVSASTDSIPDTTLARHYYLKADSLLNWSSFDSSIAYFQKAGEFYKKDGNRAAQIDCQTMIAENYRYKGEYRKASELFKQSISDGIQFLGEKSTGVATAYNKLGLVQWALGKNDSALANFEKALALRKELLGENHVDVGWSYNNIGLIQNALGNNDEAIDMYKKALVIIEKNLGSDNDDVARILSNIGIAFKDKGNY, encoded by the coding sequence ATGAATTTGAAAACTTGGCTGTTACCGATTTTCTTTTTATTGATTATTGCCATGGTACTGACGATTACCATGCAGTACAATTACCAACGCGAAGTTTCTGCGTCTACGGATTCAATTCCGGATACAACATTAGCCCGCCATTATTACCTCAAAGCCGATTCACTGCTCAATTGGTCGTCCTTTGATAGCTCAATCGCTTACTTTCAGAAGGCCGGAGAATTTTACAAAAAAGACGGTAATCGCGCTGCTCAGATTGATTGTCAGACAATGATCGCAGAAAATTACCGTTACAAAGGAGAATACCGTAAAGCTTCCGAGTTATTCAAACAATCGATCAGCGACGGAATACAATTTCTAGGCGAAAAAAGCACCGGCGTCGCTACAGCATACAACAAATTGGGACTTGTACAATGGGCGCTCGGGAAAAACGACAGCGCATTGGCCAATTTTGAAAAAGCGTTGGCTTTACGAAAAGAGTTGCTGGGCGAAAATCACGTCGACGTCGGATGGAGTTATAATAATATCGGCCTCATTCAAAATGCCTTAGGCAATAATGATGAAGCGATCGATATGTACAAAAAGGCATTAGTGATTATAGAAAAAAATCTTGGCAGTGACAATGATGACGTGGCGAGGATCCTATCTAATATAGGGATAGCTTTTAAAGATAAAGGGAATTATGA